A single genomic interval of Malania oleifera isolate guangnan ecotype guangnan chromosome 13, ASM2987363v1, whole genome shotgun sequence harbors:
- the LOC131146466 gene encoding uncharacterized protein LOC131146466, whose product MVTAWLVNSMKPSIGKIYLFLPTMKDVLDPVREMYSNVESYSQIFEMKTRLWKMRQGERDVTKYFMEMTHLWQELDLSIEEEWECSGDSTRYKKRLENERVFEFLAGLNSELNDVRGRILGRQPLPSIREVFAEMRREESRWKVMLKTPMSHIGLEISALKANQMGLKFRP is encoded by the coding sequence ATGGTAACCGCGTGGCTCGTAAACTCAATGAAGCCTTCAATTGGAAAGATCTATCTGTTCTTACCAACGATGAAGGACGTTTTGGACCCTGTTCGTGAGATGTACTCCAATGTCGAGAGTTACTCTCAGATCTTCGAGATGAAGACTCGATTGTGGAagatgaggcaaggtgagagagATGTCACCAAGTACTTCATGGAGATGACACACCTCTGGCAAGAGCTCGACCTGAGCATCGAggaggagtgggagtgctccggcgacAGCACCCGGTACAAGAAACGACTTGAGAACGAAAGGGTCTTTGAGTTCTTGGCTGGCCTCAACAGTGAACTGAATGATGTGCGAGGAAGGATACTTGGCCGACAACCCCTTCCATCGATCCGAGAAGTATTCGCAGAGATGAGGCGTGAGGAGAGCAGATGGAAAGTGATGCTGAAGACACCTATGAGCCATATTGGGCTTGAAATATCAGCCCTAAAAGCGAACCAAATGGGCCTGAAGTTTCGACCCTAA